In one Vanacampus margaritifer isolate UIUO_Vmar chromosome 11, RoL_Vmar_1.0, whole genome shotgun sequence genomic region, the following are encoded:
- the pcdh8.1 gene encoding protocadherin-8, translating to MATLARCCFVLGLIIYKVQCTTTRYFTYEEDAPGTEIGNLSRDLKIDPAEGHDTPFRFMQENNFSVVYMREADGLLSVAELIDRELLCPGTPRCFITFDVVALSREKFQLIHVEIEVRDINDHAPAFPRNETTLEILENVALDSRFPLPIAVDPDVGNNYIQSYNISPSSHFTVEVRQREDGVKFAELVLVRELDREMEDFYLVEVTATDGGVPTKSGSMTVRVKVLDFNDNGPTFEHGSLKVELNEDAPVGHRVVRVHAFDPDEGVNGEVMYTFEGVSAEAARVFHIDPHTGDVTLRARVDFERRQSYELRVKASDLGADPASSSCKVSIDVVDVNDNAPEINIKPMTASADNVAYITEAAAAESFVALISTSDLDSGSNGYVRVNLLGHEDFTLQQAYGETFMIVTTSSLDRERIPEYNLTVVAEDLGSPPFKTVRQYTIRVTDENDNSPLFSKSAYEVSVIENNIPGSYVTTVVARDPDVGKNAKVSYKLLDSEVQSGSLISTYVSVDSQTGSLYTVRSFDYELIHEVELVIQAADKGSPSLSSTSTITIRVVDQNDNYPYFTFPVLFNDSADIPLPLNAPASYLALRLSAEDADDGVNAELSYQMLQGDQNLFSVNKDTGEIALKQWLTAQIGDILELVVAVSDRGRSHLSSSATVRFVVTDTEPVEDQAVVVLRSSDEEGLVASLDGSLVVIILLSGGCALLLVAIVAVVVTCKVGRSRSGPSKREARLNLFDSRPPLGSTHGNIYTGQRGFFLERTSSSLDDSCLYEERSSDSESKVFMPTKHFQPSSLWQADKYCLQISGTGNTDQLSVKDSGKGDSDFNDSDSDVSGDGGKRNFSTFHPRLKSSSSTANSLAGDCQSTYCAIPPQCFRNPRDLAYTVGFSPATLFNDLHGYAHSWKESGYATNPKKTRIGGAQTYSGRTGTLPPYLSQAQNEPQCHKPSPNIVTVATELEVATMF from the exons aTGGCAACACTTGCTCGCTGCTGCTTTGTGCTGGGCTTAATTATTTACAAGGTCCAGTGCACGACGACAAGATACTTCACGTATGAGGAGGACGCCCCTGGGACAGAGATAGGCAATTTGTCCAGAGACTTGAAGATTGACCCCGCCGAAGGCCATGACACGCCTTTCCGCTTCATGCAAGAAAACAACTTCTCGGTGGTGTACATGCGGGAGGCCGACGGGCTCTTGAGCGTGGCCGAGCTCATTGACCGCGAGCTGCTGTGTCCTGGCACCCCGCGGTGCTTCATCACCTTCGACGTGGTGGCTCTCTCCAGGGAAAAGTTTCAGCTCATCCACGTTGAGATTGAAGTGAGGGACATCAACGACCACGCACCAGCATTTCCCCGCAACGAGACCACCCTGGAAATCTTGGAGAATGTCGCCCTGGACTCTCGCTTCCCGCTGCCTATCGCCGTGGACCCAGACGTGGGCAACAACTACATCCAGAGCTACAACATTTCCCCTAGCAGCCACTTTACCGTGGAGGTGCGTCAGCGGGAGGACGGTGTCAAGTTCGCTGAGCTGGTGCTGGTGAGGGAGCTGGACCGGGAGATGGAGGACTTCTACCTGGTGGAGGTGACTGCCACCGACGGAGGCGTGCCCACCAAGTCCGGCTCCATGACGGTTCGCGTCAAGGTGCTGGACTTCAACGACAACGGGCCCACGTTTGAGCACGGCTCGCTGAAGGTGGAGCTCAACGAGGACGCTCCAGTGGGCCACCGCGTGGTACGGGTACACGCCTTCGACCCTGATGAGGGCGTCAATGGCGAGGTGATGTACACCTTTGAAGGCGTCTCGGCAGAAGCCGCCCGCGTCTTCCACATTGACCCGCACACTGGTGACGTGACACTGAGGGCCCGGGTGGACTTTGAGAGGCGGCAATCCTACGAGCTGCGTGTCAAGGCCTCCGACCTGGGCGCCGATCCGGCGTCGTCCAGTTGCAAGGTGTCCATCGACGTGGTGGACGTGAACGACAACGCGCCAGAGATCAACATCAAGCCCATGACCGCCAGTGCGGACAACGTAGCCTACATCACCGAGGCTGCGGCCGCAGAGAGCTTTGTGGCCCTCATCAGCACCTCAGACCTAGACTCGGGCTCCAACGGTTACGTGCGAGTCAACCTGCTCGGCCACGAGGACTTCACCTTGCAGCAAGCCTATGGGGAGACCTTCATGATAGTCACCACCTCCTCTCTGGACCGAGAGAGGATCCCTGAATATAACCTGACTGTTGTTGCAGAAGACTTGGGCAGCCCGCCTTTTAAAACCGTCAGGCAGTACACCATCAGGGTGACAGACGAGAACGACAACTCTCCGTTGTTCAGTAAGTCAGCATATGAGGTCTCAGTCATAGAGAACAACATTCCGGGCTCTTACGTCACCACCGTAGTGGCCCGTGATCCCGACGTGGGTAAGAACGCAAAAGTTTCCTACAAGCTTCTGGACTCTGAGGTGCAAAGCGGGTCACTGATTTCCACCTACGTATCTGTGGATTCCCAAACAGGGTCTTTGTACACTGTCAGGTCCTTTGACTATGAGCTCATTCATGAAGTAGAGTTGGTCATCCAAGCTGCAGACAAAGGATCCCCCTCCCTGTCCAGCACGTCGACAATTACAATCCGAGTGGTGGATCAGAATGACAACTACCCGTATTTCACCTTCCCCGTACTGTTTAACGACTCTGCTGATATCCCGCTGCCCTTGAACGCCCCCGCTTCCTATCTGGCTCTGCGCCTCTCAGCTGAAGACGCAGATGACGGCGTGAACGCCGAGCTGTCCTACCAGATGTTGCAGGGGGACCAAAATCTTTTCAGTGTGAACAAAGACACCGGGGAGATCGCCCTCAAGCAGTGGTTGACCGCCCAAATTGGGGACATCCTGGAACTGGTCGTGGCCGTGAGTGACCGCGGCCGCTCGCATCTCTCCAGCAGCGCCACCGTGCGCTTCGTGGTCACCGACACGGAGCCCGTAGAGGACCAGGCTGTGGTGGTCTTGCGATCAAGCGATGAGGAAGGCCTGGTGGCGAGTTTGGATGGCTCGCTGGTGGTCATCATCCTGCTAAGTGGCGGGTGCGCTCTGCTGCTGGTGGCCATCGTAGCTGTGGTGGTGACGTGCAAAGTGGGACGCAGCCGCTCAGGGCCCTCTAAAAGGGAGGCCCGCCTCAACTTGTTTGACAGTCGGCCCCCCCTTGGGTCCACCCACGGCAACATATACACTGGCCAGAGAGGCTTCTTCCTGGAGAGGACCTCCTCAAGCTTGGATGACTCCTGCCTGTATGAGGAGAGGAGCAGCGATTCCGAGTCAAAG GTGTTCATGCCCACAAAACACTTCCAACCATCATCTTTATGGCAAGCTGACAAGTATTGCCTGCAAATCAG TGGCACGGGCAACACTGACCAGCTGAGCGTGAAGGACAGCGGCAAAGGGGACAGCGACTTCAATGACTCGGACTCGGACGTCAGCGGAGACGGTGGCAAGAGGAACTTCAGCACCTTCCACCCAAGACTTAAAA GTTCATCCAGCACTGCTAACAGCTTAGCGGGGGATTGCCAAAGCACCTACTGTGCGATACCGCCGCAGTGTTTCAGGAACCCCAGAGACTTGGCGTACACTGTCGGCTTCTCCCCGGCGACCCTCTTCAATGATCTGCACGGATACGCCCACTCCTGGAAGGAGTCTGGCTACGCTACCAATCCCAAGAAAACACGCATCGGCGGCGCACAGACCTACAGCGGTAGAACGGGAACCCTTCCGCCTTACCTGTCCCAGGCGCAAAATGAGCCCCAGTGCCACAAGCCGAGTCCAAATATTGTAACGGTGGCGACGGAACTAGAGGTGGCGACAATGTTTTGA